The following DNA comes from Carassius auratus strain Wakin unplaced genomic scaffold, ASM336829v1 scaf_tig00007751, whole genome shotgun sequence.
ttccatgtgcattcattccatttatatcttattatacagaagtacagtacactcattttttgtaactaattgtgatattatattacatatatcttggtttctcattttgaccatgacttgcattatggtggggggagtgcatgtgaacttgtgcagggttaatatgcagagttcaaccttctgattttcatattgcattattaaattaaaaacaatccctgtgggtttgatctgatgaattgaaatgcaactatttgtttctcaatcccatgccaatgttatttattatacatcacactttcaagtgtcggttcagatctttagacgtgtttgtattttgcattttttgttttgtttatcaattatcagttgatgtgttgacagcaaattgcttgttcaatttaaatgtgaatgaaagtgttgtctctatcattaaataaattacattaaaaaaaagtgttttgtcatctttatttaaacatttaaggcagtggagtaacatttgtttatgattattgatcgaagtaaaaaaaaatccctgttgacacaacatgatttagttgactggactagaaaataatagtcaagtcaacttaaagaaatttgttacctggactaactccactctagtttgaagttgtttcaacaagattttttttgtcaagataacaaaaaaattttaggcagcggggtaacaaaatatttttagttgactcaacaaattcttttttacagtgtatatgcaAAAAACTTCTATGTACAAACaataaacgtctttttttttacgCTTTTTATGATTCATTTAGTGAGATAATTCGTTCAGTAACTGCAcatgaatcaattatattttcctcttCAATATTTTCAGCacgaaataaatattaatattttaatgaatgttgaaaaaatcagggctgagtttcccaaaagcctAAAGAACATTTAAGGTAGCATCATACATTTgcctaagaagttcgtaaaaacgaTCATACTGATCTTAATATCacagtctgtttcccaaaagcatcgtaatttaagtagcacttgaaaatcattgtagatctaCGGGTGCTCTGGAGTAGCCTAATCgttaagccctaagtgcatcgtaagaagacagatttatgcggTCACATGCAGGACAGTCGGCAgtttacacctttaacttgattcaagcgaaatgtgattatatttacctttacatttattcatttagcagacgctttcatccaaagcgacttacaaacgaggacagtggaagcaatcaaaaacaacaaaagagcaatgatatataagtgctataataagtctcagttaggttaacacagtacacgtagcatgggattttaactaatataataaataaaaagaagtgttagaggtagtgttagaggtctttatatctttatacatacatacagatataattgcataatacatGAAAAGATATAAGATGAAAGAGATGgattttaagccgattcttgaagatggctaaggactcagctgctcggattgagttggggagttcatcccaccagaagggaacatttaatttaaaagtccgtaaaagtgactttgtgcttctttgggatgaacaatcaagcaacgttcacttgcagaacacaagcttctagagggcatataaatctgaagtaacaaacttaggtaaatgggtgcagagccagtggtagttttgtaagcaaacatcaatgccttgaatttcatGCCAGCAGCTATTTGTacccagtgcaaattgataaacagcggTGTGACGTGtgttcttttcggctcattaaaaatgatcattataaggatttgattgtgctttattgtacacattatgactcgttttctttatttttttttatacatttataaatgatttaattaaaagaaatacacatctaaaaaattgaaatacacatctaaattaaatgactgaaaataataattaaaagaaacgaataaaataaataatgtgggaaatgcttcaaagactgggtGGGGGGGTATGTcaacgacttgctgaagttcagaaaaccaataacgtctctctctctctatactgtatataaagaacattatatatataatataatattgtactgtagatattagaattaattaaaattattatatccaagttgtctgtctggaacgcagcattagttTAACATCAATAAGCAATCGTGTACTACTGTTACGAGCCATTCTAAAGtgagatttcagcacttgacaaacggacagcgactcctaagtagcacttaaagcacggCTACTTGCGATTGCTTTACGTGCATAGTTGGGAAAttcacgtgaaacaataacgaacgatcgtaaaattactcgtagaaaacgctcttaagcgctaagatcaatcgttaacgggaaacccggcccagaacaGTTTAATGCAAACGAATGTCTCATGAATCGATCagagttagttaaaaaaaaagttaaaagaaagatGGATgccatagactttttttttacttcacaatataacagtttttgttttcgatttgaattatttcgttttaaaataataatttaaaacataaaaagcattctatagatatatttatcatgttggAGAAGCGTTCCTGCTATAAAGACCAAGAAGACAGAAATCgcatcctgtttgttttccttattttacaaaagcataaggttttgttgatattgtgagtgcacacatgtACAAGTAGACCTTTTGGAGTTCCGAATGATGcatactcttacctttatgagcaaaaatgacggcgcatttttaaatttttactgtcataaaaaaaaaaaaatgcaagctggctcctccatgtcctgcaaagcgCTCACTCTCCGCACAAATATGCGCCTAACAGTGCTCATTTACCtaagttaaatgtttaaagtaatactgtgaaatgcatgaagtgtaggcctattatgtctgtttattttaggtAAGTCTTGTtggtttgagaaggctaaattgatcaaacatgctCAACTTACTGTCTGAACGAGCTGCAGCTTGCTCGttcctttaaaaatcaaaaacttgAATTTACCAAACCCAAAATTttccaaacatatttcaaaattaacttaaaggaacaaatagaaatgacaacttttctattaaaaatcaaaagtgaactattttaatagatgtgtaatagggaagagagagagaaaaaaagtcactgtATCCAGTCGACTTGGGCAAAGAATTCACACAAGCTGTTGGACAAAGGCCGGGCCCATGAAGGGCTCTCTATTCGTTCCCTTGTTTTAATTAGAAGTTCTCCCCCAGCTATGTCCCAAAACTGCCAGGGCTCATATGCACCTGCATATCCTGGACCCAGACTATtccactgaggagacagatgTGTACTTTAGGTGCTGTTATCATTACCTTAAAGCCTTCCTTAGGGCAAAATAGGACAaagccaaattattattaatgtacttatTCACACGTACGTCATCCatgcgtacgttatccagacgcttatccacgcgtacgttatccagacgcttatgcacgcgtacgttatccagacgcttatgcacacgtacgttatccagacgcttatccagacgcttatcaacgcgtacgttatccagacgcaaagtaaaaaaaatcctttctttgctACGCCGCCGCCACGCCGCCGCGCAGTTTGAGCGCAGCTCCAACACGTGACCGTGACGTCTGACGTCTCATATCTTACGTCTGACGCCTGAATACTATGGGATTTTGGCCAGACGGCTGGCGAGCGTATACACGTTAGTTCTCCTCTCAGTTTGCTTAGTGAGTAGCAGAACTTGCACAAGATACACCTCATAAAAAATTCTCAGTACACGGTGGAGATAAGGAGTTCTCGTGTGGGTAAAGACACGTACGTGCTTAAGTATCACGTTGGCAACGTTTCTCAATCGAAACGaaacgaaaaaaaacaaaaacaagccaaaacagcAAACTTTGCATGGCAAGATAAACACAAAACCTGAACGGAGTCATGTGAGTGGAGTGGTGTAAATTTACCTTCCCCACACACAGTGTCACTCCGTTCTTGTTCCGTTCTTGGTTTTACATTTCCTATTCCCTGCTAACTagtgaaaaaatataattatacaggCAGGTCCTAGCAGTAATATCATAAATAATTCTtgcgtaaaaaaaacaaaaacatattaaacgATAAACAAATTCTGTAATTCACTTATTAGCTAGTTTGTTTGGTTTATGGGCAATATCCTAACTCTAACTCTCTAACACAAATCTATGGTAAAAATGCTTCAGGAACCAATGCTGTTGAAAAAGTTGGCAATCActattgtaatttgtaaaaaaaaaaaaaaaaaaaaaaaaaggtgtaaaagTCATATGGGATTTTAAAATTGAGTTCACCATATGGAAATCTCTATACTGAAAACGTATTTTACAAGTTATGCTGCACTCTAAAATATTAGACTGGTTAGAAATTGCACTTTATAATTGCTGCATACAACATTCATAATGAGATTTTGAAAACATCTACATCCAGAAAAAGAGAGTCACAGAAATGTAATTGGTCAATACGTCTAATGTATGAGTTTTATAACCAAAAAATCTGTCATGATTACTACATGACGGTTTCCCTGAATTGAGCATGTACATCTATTCTTTATGTTTTGACCATACAGATTAACTCAGCATGTCGGTGGAAAACTCCAAGTCGTTTAAGTTCACCTTCCAGTCGTCTGTGCACAGCTCCCACGTTCTGCAATGTCTGAATGAGCAGAGGAAGAAAGATCTTCTGTGTGATGTGACTGTTGTGGCAGAGACCCAGAGTTATCGGGCCCACCGGGCAGTTCTGGCATCCTGCAGTGATTATTTCAGCGCTCGTGTGTCCAGTCATACACCTGAAGGAACTATCATCAACCTTCCTGATGAGGTAACAACATAGTTAAAGGTCTGAAATGCATTCAAAGGGGGAAGTTCATGGGATATCTTTGGCCAAGTTACAGCAGAAATATCATATATTACAAACAACATCTGTGTGAGATATGAAGCACTTTTAattcttttttcattttgaagGTTACTTCAGAGGGATTTGAACCCTTGCTGGACTTTGCCTACACCTCAAAACTCCTCTTTAACAAAGAGAATGTGCTGGAAATCCGTAACTGTGCCTCTGTTCTTGGTTTCAAGAATTTGGACAAAGCCTGCTTTGACTTCCTTCTCCCCAAATTCTTTGACAGCAGCAGAAGTGCATCCAAAGTCCAGAGGAAGTGCTGCAAGACCAAATGTTTTAAATCACGAGGGGCTGAATTGAGCTCGAATGACAAGGATGATGTTATTGATGAAGACAAATCATTACTTCAGCCTTCAAAACTTCAGCTTAAAGCCAAAGAGACATCTTGTCCTCCCTCGGTGGCCATTGAGGACGTCGGAAAAAGCTTTCACATCCAGAAAGACACAGATTACTCCCTCCTGTGCCCAAAGTACCGGAAGTTTCAAATAGCTTGTGGGAAGGAGCGATCCTGTCAGGATGTTTGCAGCTCCAAACCCATGTCCCTTGACAGGACAGAAGACGACTGTCCTTTAAGCTCCCTACCTCACTCAAGCAATGAAGACGGCCAGGAGGTCTTTTCATGCGATAAGACACCTCTCATTGGCGATGAAGATTCTCTTCTGCCTGAATGTTGTCCCCTAAATCCTGTACCTTGCACAGACCAGCCATCACTTCCAACCTGTAATGAGTTGGCACAATCTATTTGTGACTCAGGAGACTCTGCAAAATGGGGAATGTCCCCTCGCTCGGGCCCAGAGGAAGTTGTGAGGCCATACATAGAGCTCAAAGATGACCGATGCAATGAACAGAGGAGCGTGGAGGAAACAGAGGTGGCCAAACAGCTCACGTTCTGGCCGGATTCTTGTCAGGCGTCTCCCTCTGGCCTGGGCTCGGTGGCGAAACCCTCAAATCTCAACTGTCTGAAAAGCTGCTACCCGGATCCCAGAGCAGTGGAGTGTCCGTTTCTGCAGAACTTTGGCGCGGTGGGAGCTCACCTACACGATGGAGAGGGGGGTCCCACATCAGAGGGCAGTCCATATATACCCTCCAACCAATCAGGGGAGGACTCTGATAGTTTTGACACAGAGGGGGACAGTGAGTCTTACAGCAGTGAACGATTGTATGAGGTGAGGGCTGCTTCATTGGTGTGAACAAACCCTTATCCTtaagctttttgttttttaataataatgtttttttattatctaatgTTATTTGCAAAAAATTGTTAAGGTCGCAaatcttttaacttttttaaatttacaaattatgaataattgaaacaaatgttattattattttgctgttgttATTAGCATTtgaacaattataatatatattagtattacaatatagaataattcatatttagaaatatattttaatatttttatttttaaatatatttaagtataaaaTATCTTTCAGTTTAAAGTTGATCAGTAAGCAATAAACTTGGCACCTCTGCTAAGCATTATTAGAGTTGTTCATGTTTGTTGGACTTTGCACTGTTCAGTGAGTTTTGAGCAGGCTGGAACCGTACCGACTTTGCACACCTGATAATGACTTGTCAGACTCGTTTTGAGATCTAAAGTCCACATGAGTTTTTAATGAGGACCTAAATAAAGGCATTAACCCAAAAATCTTATTCTCACTGAATGTTGAGTATTATAGTGGTCAAATATAAACATCTGGAGGAgccccagcactgcacattttgtttgTCACTCTTATCAGACACACCCAGTTCAGGCCTTACAGTCTCTACTACTGAGCTAAAGAgtggaatcaggtgtgttagacGAGGGAGAAATGTGCATTGCTGGGGGACAGGTTTGAAACCCCTGGTTTAGGTGATGAGAGACATGTTGATTATTTTCCTCCAGATGGCGCTGCCGCTCTCTGTGGATCAGATCGTGTCTCTAAGCAGGAATGACTTCCAGCAGATGCTGAAGCAGCAGTGCTTGACACGGGAGCAGCTCGACGTTGTGCATGACATCCGCAGGAGGAGCAAAAACCGGTTTGCAGCCCGTCGTTGCCGTAAGCGGAAACTTGACTGCATATACAACCTGCAGTGTGAAATCGAGAAACTGGTGAGTATTCGACAGATCCTTATAGTCTGAAAGTGATCCCTAAAGGCTCCAAGTTTATAGCTGTACACTCTTCTAGAACTTCAGATACCTCATTCAGGATCAACGTTTTGATCTACAGCTGCTATCTCAGTGAAATTCAGTGAAATTAGATTTTTCTTCAGGAAAATGGACAGGAAATGCACAACTATTTAGGGatcaataataattttttcatatgATTTATGGAAgatatatttcagttattttgaaATGTCAGTTAGTTTTGATTCGGTATATAAagcaatcatttaaatattatattattacatttatttattcacatttttattatgataaagaATTCCATGGCATCTTAAtggccttgaaaaaaaaaaaagatttatttatttattttctgaaaaatcaGATTTGTTATTTGTggatgaaatatgacctggacaggtttttgtgagattcatccaTACCTTTGAATTGCatgtaaaatgtacagtttttaaataaacagactaataaacttaatgtgatgcatatttgtcagtcatacattATTGAAACCGGTAAGATTGCCGTAATAGTACTAATACATTGaatgtgttaaatgtaaatgaaatgtataaaaaaaaatattttgaaaaatatgattatttaaataaaataaaaaagatgcaaGCACTGTTTTTGGAGTGCAGAATTCTTACCCATTTCATTTATGTAGGATTGACATATATGCAGCACtttaagtttattagtttacGTTAAAACCGTGCAATGcagtaatattttatatgcaattgaaatt
Coding sequences within:
- the LOC113071630 gene encoding transcription regulator protein BACH1-like — encoded protein: MSVENSKSFKFTFQSSVHSSHVLQCLNEQRKKDLLCDVTVVAETQSYRAHRAVLASCSDYFSARVSSHTPEGTIINLPDEVTSEGFEPLLDFAYTSKLLFNKENVLEIRNCASVLGFKNLDKACFDFLLPKFFDSSRSASKVQRKCCKTKCFKSRGAELSSNDKDDVIDEDKSLLQPSKLQLKAKETSCPPSVAIEDVGKSFHIQKDTDYSLLCPKYRKFQIACGKERSCQDVCSSKPMSLDRTEDDCPLSSLPHSSNEDGQEVFSCDKTPLIGDEDSLLPECCPLNPVPCTDQPSLPTCNELAQSICDSGDSAKWGMSPRSGPEEVVRPYIELKDDRCNEQRSVEETEVAKQLTFWPDSCQASPSGLGSVAKPSNLNCLKSCYPDPRAVECPFLQNFGAVGAHLHDGEGGPTSEGSPYIPSNQSGEDSDSFDTEGDSESYSSERLYEMALPLSVDQIVSLSRNDFQQMLKQQCLTREQLDVVHDIRRRSKNRFAARRCRKRKLDCIYNLQCEIEKLRSEREKLSVERIKLNQMKKKVWQSYSGLYETVCAEAALRPQQLHRLAKYSSPDCPLSAFLCPSPDLSQGPEAHQPQASDLYTQTCCSGAEPPVSSSVENSVAQSSSQNLLPLGVVKAQSHTCPPDASAFDNSECS